The genomic interval TGTTGTTGATGATTCCTGCCCTAAGTGCGGCTACAGTCCGTGTACCTGTGTAAAAAAACCGCAGGGACATTGTCCGGAATGTGGTGAACGGCCTTGTATCTGTATAAAAGAACCGACCGAACCCTGTTCTGTTTGTGGAAATGCCCCATGCATCTGTAACAGGAAACAAAAGGTAAAAATCAAACTGCGCGATGGTAAGGAGCGCGAAATTCAGCATATGATAGCCACTTCATTTTGGAGCGCCGAGGGAAGGCCGATCTCTGCAGAAGAGTTTTTACAGAATATGTTTGGAAAGCTGCCGGTTTCAAAGAGGTCAATTGTTCCGAACTATTACGTATATTTTATCTATTTCAATCCAGTTTCTTCTTTAAATCCGCACATTACATTCATATTTTGTACTGCCTGGCCTGCGGCGCCCTTGATTAAATTATCGATGGCAGAAAGAATCACTATCCTTTTTTCTGTTACCTTTACCGCAATATCGCAGAAGTTTGTGTGGCTTACGTCTTTTGTTTTCGGCAGGGTGTTGTTTTCTTTTAAGCGGATAAAGGGTTCTTTTTGATAAAATTCCCTATAGATATTCAATGCTGCCTCATCGTTCAGAGCTGAAGCGCCTGTCCTTATTTTGGGGTTGCAGTAAATAGTGCATAATATGCCTCTGTTCATGGGGATGAGGTGGGGAACAAACTGGATGGATACGGATTTGCCGGTTTGGGTGGATAGTATATGTTCTATTTCAGGACTGTGGCGATGGCCGCCCACAGCGTATGCCTCGGTATTTTCGTTGCATTCGCAGTAGTGTGTGTCTTCCCGTGCTTCTCGTCCTTTCCCGGAAACGCCCGACTTTGCATCCACAATGATATCATCGGGTTCTATAAGACCTTTCGCAAGCAATGGCGCTAATGCCAGTATGGTTGCGGTAGTGTAGCATCCAGGATTTGCCGTTAATTGAGTATTTTTAATTTTATCGCGAAAAAGCTCCGGCAGGCCGTAGACGGCTTTTGTTATGCCGGTGCTATCGGTATGCCGGGCCTTATACCATTTTTCATACAACGCGCTATCCTGAAACCGGTAATCAGCACTGAAGTCTATTGCCTTTATTCCTTTCTGAATAAAATGCGGCACATATTTCATTGAAATCGTGGGCGGCAGGGTAATAAAGGCAACATCCAGGTTATCAGGGACTTCTTTTTCCTGAATACTATTGCAAGGCAATTCGATTTGACCTTGCAATGAAGGAAATATATCGGAAATTTTAGGACGGTCTGTTCTCCTCACACCGAGAAAGGAAATTTTCACTTCCGGATGGCGAAGAAGGATTTTGATGAGTTCAAGGCTGGTGTAAGCAGTAGCACCAATAATTCCAATGTTTAACATAGCTGTATCTCCCTGCAAGAACGAAAACAGTCATTGGCATTGGTCAACCGCCAACCGCCAACTGCCGATTGCTGACTGTGGATTGTGGATTGTGGACTGTAGATTGCCTATGCCTGTTTTTAAGTATTATTCGCTCCATAAAGAATAGACTTCCTCAAATCCTGCTAATAAACTTTATCCTTTTTTTGGCTCTTCTGCGCCGAAAACAATTGGCAGCATTTCATCTACCCTTTCTACAAATGCGAAATTCAATCTTTTTTTTGCATTTTCAGGAACTTCGGTTAAATCTTTCTCATTTCTCTTCGGTAAGACAACCGTTGTAATCCCTGCCCTCTTGGCTGCCAGTACCTTTTCTTTTATGCCTCCAACGGGTAGAACCCTTCCGCGCAGCGTGATTTCGCCCGTCATTGCCACATTAGAGAGGATTGGCGTCCCTTTCAAAAGTGAGATAAGCGCCATAGCCATTGTTACTCCGGCAGAAGGTCCGTCTTTTGGAATAGCTCCCGCAGGAACATGAATGTGAAAGTCGTATTTATCAAAATCCTTAAATGAAATCTTCAGGCTTTCGAGTTTTGACCTGATATAGCTCATTGCTGCCTGGGCAGATTCTTTCATAATATCCCCTAAACATCCGGTCAGGGTGAGTTTCCCAGTGCCTGGCATAAAAGTCGCCTCAATAAAAAGTATGTCTCCGCCGGCCTGCGTCCACGCG from Candidatus Kuenenia stuttgartiensis carries:
- the argC gene encoding N-acetyl-gamma-glutamyl-phosphate reductase, which gives rise to MLNIGIIGATAYTSLELIKILLRHPEVKISFLGVRRTDRPKISDIFPSLQGQIELPCNSIQEKEVPDNLDVAFITLPPTISMKYVPHFIQKGIKAIDFSADYRFQDSALYEKWYKARHTDSTGITKAVYGLPELFRDKIKNTQLTANPGCYTTATILALAPLLAKGLIEPDDIIVDAKSGVSGKGREAREDTHYCECNENTEAYAVGGHRHSPEIEHILSTQTGKSVSIQFVPHLIPMNRGILCTIYCNPKIRTGASALNDEAALNIYREFYQKEPFIRLKENNTLPKTKDVSHTNFCDIAVKVTEKRIVILSAIDNLIKGAAGQAVQNMNVMCGFKEETGLK